The DNA window TGAGCGGGGCGCCGAATTGATATGGGCCGCGTCTCACAGCTTTTTTAGTTCACGGAAAGCGTTTCTTTCTATTCGGATCGGACATTAGCCCGGAAGCGGTTTGATGATCTTGCGGTAGATCCGTCTGAGCAGCAGTGTGGAAAGAGTCACCGATACTAATTCCGCGATCGGGATGGCCCACCATACCATGGAAAGACCAAAAAGGCGGGCAAACAGATAGGCAACAGGCAGGATCACGACCAGCTGGCGGGCCGCGGAAACAATCAGACTGTACACCCCATTTCCAAGAGCCTGGAAAATGGAACCTACAATGATACAGTACCCCGCAAGCAGGAAGCTTAAGCTGATGATCCGAAGGGCGGGAACCCCAATGGAGAGCATATTTGAGGAAGCGTCAAAAAGCGTGGTCAGGAAAAAGGCGGGAAAGATCTGGAAGAGCAGGAATCCTATGATCATGATGCACACCGCGATCAAGATACTTTTCTTGGCTGTCTCTATGATCCGCTTTTTGTTCTGCGCCCCGTAGTTGTACGCGATGATCGGGATCATCCCGTTGTTTAATCCGAATACCGGCATGAAAATGAAACTTTGCAGTTTGTAATACACCCCAAATACAGCCGCGGCTGTGGAAGAAAACATCAGAAGGATCTTATTCATTCCAAAGGTCATGACAGAGCCGATGGACTGCATGATGATGGAAGGGATGCCTACCTTATAAATGAAGGCGATGGTCCGGCCGTGGGGACGGAATCCACGCAGACTCAGGTTGATCTCCTCATTTTTAAAGTGGTTAAAGAAAAAGGACATGATTACCGCCACGATCTGGCCGACTACAGTGGCGATAGCAGCTCCCGCTACCTCCAGTCTTGGAAAACCAAAAAGCCCAAAGATCATGATCGGATCCAGGATGATGTTGATGATGGCGCCGGTGCCTTGGGTAATCATATTGTAGATGGTCCTTCCGGTAGACTGCAGGAGCCGTTCAAAAGTGATCTGCAGGAAAATACCCACAGAAAATATGGTAATGATAGAAAGATACTGGGTACCGTACTCCAAGATGACAGGATCTTCCGTTTGGAGTTCAAAAAAAAGCCGAGAGCCTGCGGCGCCTAAAACGGCAAAGACAATGCAGCTCATAATAGCAAGGAAAATGCCGTTTTTAGCAGCATTATTGGCCCCTTCAAAGTCTTTTTCCCCCAAGTTTCTGGAGAGCAGGGCATTGATGCCGACTCCGGTTCCGGCCGCCACAGCGATCATCAAAGTCTGGATTGGGAATGCCAAAGATACGGCGGTCAGCGCTTCTTCATTCAGCTGGGCCACAAACATGCTGTCCACGATATTATAGAGAGCCTGGACCAGCATGGACAGCATCATGGGAAGCGACATGGTGATCAAAAGCCGGGAGATGGGCATAACCCCCATCTTATTTTCTTGTGCGGGTATCTTTTGTTCTTCTGTATTTGTCATAAGTGAAACCTCCTATAAGCGCAAGGGCTATTATAACATTGACGGGCCAGGATTACAATGGAATTACATACTGTTTTCTGT is part of the Lachnospiraceae bacterium KGMB03038 genome and encodes:
- a CDS encoding MATE family efflux transporter encodes the protein MTNTEEQKIPAQENKMGVMPISRLLITMSLPMMLSMLVQALYNIVDSMFVAQLNEEALTAVSLAFPIQTLMIAVAAGTGVGINALLSRNLGEKDFEGANNAAKNGIFLAIMSCIVFAVLGAAGSRLFFELQTEDPVILEYGTQYLSIITIFSVGIFLQITFERLLQSTGRTIYNMITQGTGAIINIILDPIMIFGLFGFPRLEVAGAAIATVVGQIVAVIMSFFFNHFKNEEINLSLRGFRPHGRTIAFIYKVGIPSIIMQSIGSVMTFGMNKILLMFSSTAAAVFGVYYKLQSFIFMPVFGLNNGMIPIIAYNYGAQNKKRIIETAKKSILIAVCIMIIGFLLFQIFPAFFLTTLFDASSNMLSIGVPALRIISLSFLLAGYCIIVGSIFQALGNGVYSLIVSAARQLVVILPVAYLFARLFGLSMVWWAIPIAELVSVTLSTLLLRRIYRKIIKPLPG